The following proteins are encoded in a genomic region of [Eubacterium] hominis:
- the leuC gene encoding 3-isopropylmalate dehydratase large subunit, whose product MGMTMTQKILAAHAGLESVSAGQLIEANLDMILGNDITSPVAIKEFEKYGFDQVFDPGKVTMVMDHFAPNKDIKAAQQCKACRTFAYAKNIEHFYDVGEMGIEHALLPEKGIVGPGECIIGADSHTCTYGALGAFSTGVGSTDMAAGMATGKCWFKVPEAIKFDLRGKLNKHVSGKDVILHIIGMIGVDGALYKSMEFSGVGLASLSMDDRLCMANMAIEAGAKNGIFEVDEITEAYVKDRVHRPYQTYKADPDAQYVNEYHIDLSQIKPTIAFPHLPENTKTIDEIDEVKIDQVVIGSCTNGRLSDMQTAAEILKGKHVAKGVRAIIIPATQSIYKECIKQGWMEIFIDAGCVVSTPTCGPCLGGYMGILAEGERCVATTNRNFVGRMGHVESEVYLASPAVAAASAIAGKIAAPQD is encoded by the coding sequence GTGTAAGTGCCGGACAGCTGATTGAAGCAAATCTGGACATGATACTTGGCAATGATATTACATCTCCTGTCGCTATCAAAGAATTTGAAAAATATGGTTTTGATCAGGTATTTGATCCTGGCAAGGTAACAATGGTTATGGATCATTTCGCACCAAACAAGGATATCAAGGCAGCACAACAGTGCAAAGCCTGTAGAACATTCGCTTATGCGAAAAATATTGAACATTTTTATGATGTAGGGGAAATGGGTATTGAACATGCTTTACTGCCTGAAAAAGGCATCGTAGGCCCTGGTGAATGTATTATTGGGGCGGATTCCCACACCTGTACGTATGGTGCATTAGGCGCTTTCTCTACTGGTGTTGGAAGTACCGATATGGCAGCAGGTATGGCAACTGGCAAATGCTGGTTTAAAGTACCAGAAGCTATTAAATTTGATTTAAGAGGGAAATTAAATAAACACGTGAGTGGCAAGGATGTTATTTTACATATCATTGGCATGATCGGTGTGGATGGTGCACTTTATAAATCAATGGAATTCAGCGGTGTTGGTCTTGCATCTCTTTCCATGGATGATCGTTTATGTATGGCAAATATGGCAATTGAAGCCGGCGCAAAAAATGGTATCTTTGAAGTAGATGAAATCACTGAAGCCTATGTCAAAGATCGTGTTCATCGCCCTTATCAAACCTATAAGGCAGATCCAGATGCACAATATGTCAATGAATATCACATTGACTTATCACAAATTAAACCAACGATAGCTTTCCCACATCTACCAGAAAACACCAAAACCATTGATGAAATCGATGAAGTAAAAATTGATCAGGTTGTCATTGGTTCTTGTACGAACGGTCGTTTGTCTGATATGCAGACTGCCGCCGAAATATTAAAAGGCAAACACGTTGCCAAAGGTGTACGTGCCATCATTATCCCAGCAACTCAAAGCATTTATAAAGAATGTATCAAACAGGGATGGATGGAAATCTTCATTGACGCAGGATGTGTCGTATCTACACCAACATGTGGACCATGTTTAGGTGGATATATGGGAATCCTTGCGGAAGGGGAACGATGTGTTGCCACAACCAACCGTAACTTTGTTGGACGTATGGGACATGTAGAATCAGAAGTCTATCTGGCAAGTCCAGCAGTCGCAGCCGCCAGTGCCATTGCAGGCAAGATTGCTGCACCACAGGATTAG
- the leuB gene encoding 3-isopropylmalate dehydrogenase, with amino-acid sequence MKKNIAVIPGDGIGPEIVKEAVKVLKAIEKKYQHAFTYTEVCAGGCAIDKYGKSLPEESLQACLDSDSVLLGAVGGPKWDNVDPSIRPEKALLGIRKEMGLYANLRPAKIFPQLAAASPLRTDIVENGIDFMVVRELTGGVYFGEKKTYEVNGELYATDNMCYYEHEIKRIAHTAFQTARKRNHKVISVDKANVLDTSRLWRKVMHEVAKEYPDVELQDMLVDNTAMQIVKNPAQFDVIVTENMFGDILSDEASMITGSIGLIPSASLGESKRGMYEPIHGSAPDIAGQNIANPIGTILAAGMMLKYAFDMDEENAVIEKAVADVLSDGYRTGDIMEEGKTKLFCDEMGDKIVEYIEKA; translated from the coding sequence ATGAAAAAAAATATCGCAGTCATCCCAGGAGATGGCATAGGACCAGAAATTGTAAAAGAGGCAGTCAAAGTCTTAAAGGCAATTGAAAAAAAATATCAGCACGCATTTACGTATACAGAGGTATGTGCAGGAGGATGCGCCATTGACAAGTATGGAAAATCACTTCCAGAAGAAAGCTTACAGGCTTGTTTAGACAGTGATTCTGTCTTGTTAGGGGCAGTAGGTGGCCCAAAATGGGATAATGTAGATCCAAGCATCCGACCAGAAAAAGCCTTGTTGGGTATCCGTAAAGAAATGGGATTATATGCCAATTTACGACCAGCTAAGATTTTTCCTCAGCTGGCAGCAGCTTCACCACTTCGTACAGATATTGTAGAAAACGGTATTGATTTTATGGTCGTACGTGAATTAACCGGCGGTGTATATTTTGGCGAAAAGAAAACATATGAAGTAAATGGTGAATTATATGCAACGGATAACATGTGTTACTATGAACATGAAATCAAACGCATTGCCCACACCGCGTTTCAAACAGCCAGAAAACGTAATCACAAAGTGATTTCCGTTGATAAAGCAAATGTATTAGATACCAGCCGTTTATGGCGTAAAGTTATGCATGAAGTAGCGAAAGAATATCCAGATGTAGAATTACAGGATATGTTAGTTGATAATACAGCCATGCAGATTGTTAAAAATCCTGCCCAGTTTGATGTGATCGTCACAGAAAATATGTTTGGGGATATCTTAAGTGATGAAGCTAGTATGATTACAGGAAGTATCGGTTTGATACCAAGTGCTTCATTAGGCGAAAGTAAACGTGGTATGTATGAACCAATCCATGGTTCTGCACCAGATATCGCAGGACAAAATATCGCTAATCCAATTGGTACCATTCTGGCAGCTGGGATGATGTTGAAATATGCATTTGATATGGATGAAGAAAATGCGGTCATCGAAAAAGCTGTCGCAGATGTATTATCTGATGGCTATCGTACAGGAGATATCATGGAAGAGGGTAAAACAAAGCTGTTCTGTGATGAAATGGGAGATAAGATTGTAGAATATATTGAAAAAGCATAA
- the leuD gene encoding 3-isopropylmalate dehydratase small subunit, translating into MKTKGNAHKYQDNVDTDVIIPARYLNTSDPKELASHCMCDIDADFVNKIKTDDIIVAGWNFGCGSSREHAPLAIKTCGISCVIAKSFARIFYRNSINIGLPILECEDASNAIENGDEVEINFDTGEIYNITKDETYKAEPFPPFIQNIMKQNGLMNAIRKGNKE; encoded by the coding sequence ATGAAAACTAAAGGAAATGCACATAAATATCAGGATAACGTTGATACAGATGTTATCATTCCCGCAAGATATCTGAATACCAGTGATCCAAAAGAGTTGGCAAGTCATTGTATGTGTGATATCGATGCGGACTTTGTGAATAAAATTAAAACCGATGATATCATCGTAGCAGGATGGAATTTTGGCTGTGGTTCTTCCAGAGAACATGCGCCACTTGCCATTAAAACATGTGGCATCAGCTGTGTCATTGCGAAAAGCTTTGCACGTATCTTCTATCGTAATTCCATAAATATCGGATTACCAATTCTGGAATGTGAAGATGCCAGTAATGCAATCGAAAATGGGGATGAAGTAGAAATTAATTTTGATACGGGAGAAATTTATAATATTACAAAAGATGAAACATACAAGGCAGAACCTTTCCCACCATTCATTCAGAATATTATGAAACAAAACGGCTTAATGAACGCTATACGAAAGGGGAACAAGGAATGA